In Besnoitia besnoiti strain Bb-Ger1 chromosome IX, whole genome shotgun sequence, a single genomic region encodes these proteins:
- a CDS encoding hypothetical protein (encoded by transcript BESB_014880) — translation MNEVGRVRGQFQTFYDPYVESEQGTPRRQLLIDRKQLQAEAIDLHHRVQRLKDDLRKDAENVRGLLAKLKQCHENGNAEAAGRQHEVQLVIWKVGDVLSQVEDVLKRDDETYGHLNLEKPTEQP, via the coding sequence ATGAACGAAGTTGGCAGAGTCAGGGGGCAATTCCAAACGTTCTACGATCCGTATGTGGAAAGCGAACAGGGGACTCCACGGAGGCAGTTGTTGATTGACAGGAAACAGCTACAGGCGGAAGCTATCGACTTGCACCACCGCGTTCAGCGGCTCAAGGATGATTTGCGAAAGGATGCCGAAAATGTGAGAGGCCTGCTGGCAAAGCTAAAGCAGTGTCACGAGAATGGCAATGCGGAAGCTGCCGGACGCCAGCACGAAGTGCAGCTCGTGATTTGGAAGGTCGGGGATGTCCTCAGTCAAGTCGAGGATGTCCTCAAGAGGGATGATGAGACATACGGGCATCTCAATCTGGAAAAGCCCACTGAGCAACCCTAG